A part of Vicugna pacos chromosome 14, VicPac4, whole genome shotgun sequence genomic DNA contains:
- the ACOD1 gene encoding cis-aconitate decarboxylase, with protein sequence MAMPKTRRVHTSALISTRRPQARSLPPHCDSLELQLSVTASFAKVIHGLKVGHLTDHVIQRSKRMILDTLGVGFLGTNTEVFHKAHEYSKVYTSSVSSTVWGRPGFGLPPAYAAFVNGVAIHSMDFDDTWYPATHPSGPVLPVLMALSEALPPSPKCSGLDLLLAFNVGIEVQGRLMHFSKEANDIPKRFHPPSVVGTLGSAAAASKFLGLSVTECQEALAIAVSHAGAPMANAATQTKPLHIGNAARHGIEAVFLAMLGLQGNKQVLDMETGFGAFYANYSPKVLPDLDSYTWLLDQQDVAFKVFPAHLATHWVADAAASVRRHLVTDRILLPIDCIERIVLRIPDVQYVNRPFPDSEHEARHSFQYVACATLLDGAITVPSFHKCQINRPQVRELLGKVELEHPRDNLPNFNTLYCEVSVVLKDGAIFTERCDTFYGHWRKPLSQKDLQEKFRANASRMLSCYTVERLIELVENLEVVEDCSVLTALLKEPSPPEVASKSI encoded by the exons TCTGTCACAGCAAGCTTTGCCAAAGTGATTCATGGCTTGAAAGTGGGACACCTGACCGATCACGTCATTCAGAGGAGCAAGAGGATGATTCTGGATACTCTGGGCGTTGGGTTCCTGGGAACCAACACAGAAGTGTTTCACAAAGCCCATGAATACAGTAAA GTCTACACTTCCAGTGTATCCAGCACTGTTTGGGGTCGGCCAGGCTTCGGGCTCCCACCAGCATATGCTGCTTTCGTTAATGGTGTGGCT ATTCACTCAATGGATTTTGATGACACGTGGTACCCTGCCACTCACCCTTCTGGACCTGTCCTTCCTGTCCTCATGGCTTTATCAGAAGCCCTGCCTCCAAGTCCAAAGTGTTCTGGCCTTGACCTGCTGTTGGCTTTCAATGTTGGAATTGAAGTGCAAGGCCGATTAatgcatttctccaaggaagccaATGACATACCAAAGAG ATTCCATCCCCCCTCAGTGGTGGGAACTCTGGGGAGTGCTGCTGCTGCATCTAAGTTTTTGGGGCTCAGCGTGACGGAGTGCCAAGAGGCCCTGGCTATTGCTGTTTCTCATGCTGGGGCACCCATGGCAAATGCCGCCACTCAGACCAAGCCCCTTCATATTGGCAATGCTGCTAGGCATGGGATAGAAGCTGTTTTCCTGGCAATGCTGGGTCTCCAGGGAAACAAGCAGGTCTTGGACATGGAGACAGGGTTTGGGGCCTTCTATGCCAACTATTCCCCAAAAGTCCTTCCAGACCTAGATTCATATACTTGGTTGCTGGACCAGCAGGATGTGGCCTTCAAGGTTTTCCCTGCGCATCTGGCCACCCACTGGGTGGCAGACGCAGCTGCATCTGTGAGAAGACACCTTGTGACAGACAGAATCCTGCTTCCCATTGACTGCATTGAGAGAATTGTGCTTAGAATTCCAGATGTCCAGTATGTGAATAGGCCCTTCCCAGACTCAGAGCACGAAGCCCGCCACTCCTTCCAGTATGTGGCCTGTGCCACGCTGCTTGATGGTGCCATCACTGTCCCATCGTTCCACAAATGCCAGATCAACAGGCCACAGGTGAGAGAGCTGCTGGGTAAGGTGGAGCTGGAGCACCCTCGAGACAACCTCCCAAACTTCAACACACTGTACTGCGAGGTAAGTGTCGTCCTCAAGGATGGAGCCATCTTCACAGAGCGCTGTGATACCTTCTACGGTCACTGGAGGAAGCCTCTGAGCCAGAAGGACCTACAGGAAAAGTTCAGAGCCAATGCCTCCAGGATGCTGTCCTGCTACACAGTAGAAAGGCTTATAGAGCTAGTAGAAAACCTAGAAGTCGTAGAAGACTGTTCTGTGCTGACTGCTCTTCTGAAAGAACCCTCTCCACCAGAAGTGGCTTCGAAATCTATCTAG